In a single window of the Rhineura floridana isolate rRhiFlo1 chromosome 3, rRhiFlo1.hap2, whole genome shotgun sequence genome:
- the LOC133378871 gene encoding zinc finger protein 70-like: MSHLRAHQIIHTGKKPYQYSDSGESFSQSYKLRLHEKRHISRKPYTCPCCGMRFAKKGGLQRHGNTHRREKPFQCSDGGKNFRERSQLVVHERIHTGEKPYACSDCGRSFNCLSNFNRHKKAHRGEKPHKCSVCGESFRIPSDLKRHKRIHTGEKPYQCSNCGKSFRCSSSFKIHTGESPYKCWECGKSFAGNAGLESHQRIHTGEKPYQCLDGRKHFRHKSALPVH, from the exons ATGTCCCATCTGAGAGCACATCAGATAATCCACACGGGGAAGAAGCCCTATCAGTATTCGGACAGTGGGGAAagcttctcacagagctacaagctTCGGTTGCATGAAAAAAGGCACATTAGCAGGAAGCCGTATACATGCCCATGTTGTGGGATGCGTTTTGCAAAGAAAGGGGGTCTCCAGAGGCATGGCAACACACACCGAAGAGAAAAACCATTCCAGTGCTCAGATGGTGGGAAAAACTTCAGAGAAAGAAGTCAGCTGGTGGTACACGAGAGAatccatacaggagagaagccatatgCGTGCTCAGATTGTGGCAGAAGCTTCAATTGTCTGTCAAACTTCAACAGGCACAAGAAAGCTCACAGAGGCGAAAAACCACATAAATGCTCAGTGTGTGGGGAAAGCTTTAGAATTCCCTCTGATCTCAAGCGTCACAAAAGaatccacactggggagaagccctATCAGTGCTCAAACTGTGGGAAAAGTTTCAGGTGCAGCTCCAGCTTT AAGATTCACACAGGAGAGAGTCCATATAAATGCTgggagtgtgggaaaagctttgcTGGAAATGCAGGACTTGAATCAcaccaaagaatccacacaggagagaaaccgtacCAGTGTCTGGATGGTAGGAAACATTTCCGACATAAGTCGGCCCTTCCAGTACATtag